In Thermococcus sp., one DNA window encodes the following:
- a CDS encoding MATE family efflux transporter → MERGKLQQVREEILNGPIERTLLRLAYPLIVSNLVQVLYNITDTFWLGKLGREALAAPGTSWPIIGTLMALGMGFATAGFAFVGQYIGAGKYEKANRSAGALYSLMLLFSTITAIISLAILPQALHFMRVTPNVYPYARAYARVVFAGVPLSFAFMAFSALMRASGDTKTPVKISMLTVAMNIILDPIFIFILGLGVEGAAIATVLSNGTGALIGARILTSGKGGLHLTRETMKPDFEFYGRIFRVGLPSAVGQSANSFGFVVLTRIIYGYGDVVYAAYTITTRLVNFITSISRGVSMAMGTMIAQNVGAENYDRARRIAERTMVVNFLIASSAIMIIGLLRVPIFKVFLNDPAVIAQSWYVLKYFLISVPFFNGMFVVVTRTFSSAGHTKKSMFLSMLRLWGLRIPLSYLFGYVGAVTVLGITVPLARLFGFTSRGVFFGMGMSNFIAALVALAWFLRGTWMRRIIDEES, encoded by the coding sequence ATGGAACGTGGAAAACTTCAGCAGGTGAGGGAGGAGATACTCAACGGACCGATAGAGAGGACCCTCCTCCGCTTAGCATACCCGCTGATAGTAAGCAACCTCGTCCAGGTTCTTTACAATATAACGGACACGTTCTGGCTTGGGAAACTCGGCAGAGAAGCGCTGGCCGCCCCAGGCACCAGCTGGCCAATAATTGGAACTCTCATGGCCCTCGGGATGGGGTTCGCAACGGCTGGCTTCGCCTTTGTAGGGCAGTACATCGGGGCCGGAAAGTACGAAAAGGCCAACCGTTCAGCCGGTGCCCTTTACTCTCTCATGCTCCTCTTCTCAACCATTACCGCTATAATAAGCCTGGCCATACTCCCTCAGGCCCTTCACTTTATGAGGGTCACTCCCAACGTCTACCCTTACGCTAGGGCCTACGCTCGGGTTGTGTTCGCGGGGGTTCCTCTCTCCTTTGCATTCATGGCCTTCTCCGCCCTCATGAGGGCGTCAGGGGACACAAAAACCCCGGTTAAGATAAGTATGCTCACAGTGGCCATGAACATAATCCTCGATCCGATATTCATATTCATACTTGGTCTGGGCGTCGAAGGTGCCGCGATAGCAACGGTGCTTTCCAATGGAACGGGAGCCCTCATCGGGGCAAGGATACTTACCAGCGGAAAAGGCGGCCTACATCTAACCAGGGAAACCATGAAACCGGACTTCGAGTTTTACGGTAGGATATTCCGTGTTGGGCTGCCATCCGCCGTTGGTCAGTCCGCCAACAGCTTCGGATTCGTTGTATTAACGAGGATAATCTACGGCTACGGAGACGTGGTCTACGCCGCCTACACCATAACCACCCGCTTAGTCAACTTCATAACCAGCATCTCCAGGGGGGTCAGCATGGCAATGGGGACCATGATAGCCCAGAACGTCGGGGCAGAAAACTACGACAGGGCCAGAAGGATAGCCGAACGAACCATGGTGGTGAACTTTCTCATTGCATCTTCCGCGATAATGATCATCGGGCTCCTGCGCGTCCCTATATTCAAGGTCTTTCTAAACGATCCTGCCGTGATAGCGCAGAGCTGGTACGTCCTCAAGTACTTCTTAATATCCGTGCCTTTCTTCAATGGAATGTTCGTGGTTGTCACCAGAACCTTCAGCTCGGCCGGACACACAAAGAAGAGCATGTTCCTAAGTATGCTGCGTCTCTGGGGACTCAGAATACCCCTGAGCTACCTCTTCGGCTACGTTGGGGCGGTGACGGTACTCGGTATCACAGTGCCCCTTGCGAGACTCTTCGGATTCACGAGCAGAGGAGTTTTCTTCGGAATGGGTATGAGCAACTTCATAGCAGCACTGGTGGCCCTGGCATGGTTCCTCCGGGGGACGTGGATGAGACGGATCATCGACGAGGAGTCGTAG
- a CDS encoding AbrB/MazE/SpoVT family DNA-binding domain-containing protein encodes MAEDITRIELEHPIPLVVKVISNGRISIPRDIRELLEVEEGDYLVLEIRGVVKTVNHDVKKIVADTAKS; translated from the coding sequence ATGGCGGAAGACATTACGCGTATTGAGTTAGAACACCCTATCCCTCTCGTGGTCAAGGTTATAAGTAATGGCCGTATCAGCATACCGAGAGATATAAGGGAGTTGCTTGAGGTTGAAGAAGGCGATTATTTGGTATTGGAAATAAGAGGAGTCGTCAAGACGGTAAATCATGATGTCAAGAAAATCGTGGCGGATACGGCTAAGTCGTGA
- a CDS encoding MATE family efflux transporter yields MKLEKMRDQIISGPIVKTLIVLAYPLIINRLVQVLYNLTDTFWLGKLGREQLAAPGTAWPLVWFFMSLGMGFATAGFAFVSQYVGAKEYEKANRAAGALYSLMMLFAIGVGLFGVVSAPYLLNFMNVSGNVYPYALDYTRVIFAGIPFSFTLFAFNFLLRAIGDTKTPVKINIATVLLNLVLDPFFIFGWAGFPELGVTGAAVATMLSNSLGSVVGGYLLFRGKVGIHLTAESLKPDLRFYKRIFRVGIPASVGSSTTALGFVILTRIIFTLGGQFGNADVAFATYSITNRLTNFMFAFSDGISMAMGTMVGQTVGAKLYGRAKAIAERTMLINFTILGVGTLFFILFRVPIFNFFINDPAITAESAKVVKYFAASLPFFGIFSAVNNVFQSSGHTKKSMFLSIARLWGIRLPLSYGLGILVKDTAGLWLGMGLSNIIGAIVALTWFLTGSWMSRIIEDNG; encoded by the coding sequence ATGAAGCTAGAGAAAATGCGCGACCAGATCATCAGTGGGCCTATAGTGAAAACGCTCATCGTGCTAGCCTACCCGCTGATCATCAACAGGCTCGTTCAGGTGCTCTACAACCTCACTGACACGTTCTGGCTTGGGAAACTCGGCAGGGAGCAGCTGGCTGCTCCGGGGACGGCCTGGCCGCTGGTGTGGTTTTTCATGTCCCTCGGGATGGGGTTCGCAACGGCTGGCTTCGCCTTCGTGAGCCAGTACGTCGGGGCAAAGGAGTACGAAAAGGCCAACAGAGCCGCCGGAGCGCTCTATTCCCTCATGATGCTCTTTGCCATAGGGGTCGGTCTCTTTGGTGTGGTTTCGGCTCCCTACCTTCTCAACTTCATGAACGTGAGCGGAAACGTGTACCCCTACGCCCTTGACTACACAAGGGTTATATTCGCGGGGATACCCTTCTCATTCACTCTCTTCGCCTTTAACTTCCTGCTCAGGGCCATAGGCGACACGAAAACGCCCGTAAAGATAAACATAGCAACGGTTCTTTTGAACCTCGTTCTCGACCCGTTCTTCATCTTCGGATGGGCCGGATTCCCGGAGCTGGGTGTCACCGGTGCGGCGGTCGCTACGATGCTCTCCAACAGCCTCGGCTCGGTAGTGGGCGGGTACCTACTCTTCAGAGGGAAGGTGGGCATACATCTAACTGCGGAGAGCCTTAAACCCGACCTGAGGTTTTACAAGCGCATCTTCCGCGTGGGGATACCTGCCAGTGTTGGCTCCTCCACAACCGCTCTGGGATTTGTAATCTTAACCAGGATCATCTTCACCCTTGGCGGCCAGTTCGGTAACGCCGACGTCGCCTTCGCAACCTACAGTATAACTAACAGGCTCACGAACTTTATGTTCGCCTTCTCGGACGGGATAAGCATGGCCATGGGCACGATGGTCGGCCAGACTGTGGGGGCGAAGCTCTACGGGAGAGCCAAGGCAATAGCGGAGAGGACGATGCTCATAAATTTCACGATACTTGGTGTGGGTACCCTATTTTTCATCCTTTTCCGCGTTCCAATATTCAATTTCTTCATCAACGACCCCGCGATAACGGCTGAGAGCGCCAAGGTAGTGAAGTACTTCGCGGCATCCTTACCTTTCTTTGGGATATTTTCGGCAGTTAACAACGTTTTCCAGAGCTCCGGGCACACGAAGAAGAGCATGTTCCTAAGCATAGCAAGGCTCTGGGGAATACGGCTCCCCCTGAGCTACGGCCTTGGAATCTTGGTAAAGGACACCGCTGGTCTGTGGCTGGGAATGGGACTCAGTAACATCATAGGAGCCATAGTGGCACTCACGTGGTTCTTAACAGGAAGCTGGATGAGCCGCATCATAGAGGACAATGGGTAA